CCGGTGGATTCCTGGGTGAAGACCGGGAATGTCACGGCGACCTCGCTGGACATGACTAAAGTCGATGGGAAAGTTTGGGGCGTGCCTTTGAGCGAGGGCGCTCATCTTTTACTCTATTACCGTAAATCTCAGGTGAAAAAAGCGCCCGAGACCACCCATGAGCTCCTGGAACAGGCGAAGGCCTATGCGGATGTAAAGTCACAGCGCTATGGGCTTGCGTTCTATATGTCGGAGCCTTTTTGGTTTATTCCCTTCCTCGGAGGATTCGGGGGTTGGCCGCTTGCGGAAAAAGGCAAACAGCATGATGTGACGATCGATACCCCCGCGATGCGCAAGGCGCTTCAGTATATGCTCAGCCTAAGGGACCAGTGGAAGATCACGCCGAATGTCTGCGACTTCGATTGTGCAAAGAGCCTTTTTCTGTCCAAGCGGGCACTTTTTCACATCAGCGGCGATTGGCAGTTGAACGATCTGCACGACACGGTGGGTGATGACCTTGCGATTGCGCCGTTGCCGGTTCTGAGTGAAACAGGTCAAAGGCTCACTCCCATGATGGGCGGACGTTTTCTTTACGTGAATGCCAAGACCAAAGGGCCACGCCTCGCAGCGGTTCAGACGTTCGTGGATTTTCTTGGATCTGCGCCGGTGCAGAAGCGCATCGCTGAACAGCTTGCCAGCATACCTGCCAGCGTCTCGGCGCGCAAGGATCCGGCCTTGAAGAAATTGCCCCTGCTCCAGTCCAGTATGGAGGCGGCACGCTATGCGCGCCCGATGCCTCCTCAGGTGGAAATGCGTGCAGCTTGGGATGGCATGCGGATTATGATTCAAAGGGCCTTGGCTGGAACGGAAACAGTTGATGAGGCTGTGAAGACAGGGCAAAAGGCTGCCGAAGAAGCCCTGGCAGCCTTAAGAGATCCGCAGCCCGTTCTTGCAAAATGAAAGTTAGAATCGAACTGACAATAACTATGCATCAATCTATAGCCTCAATCTCTCCTGGACGCCAGGTTCTATCAAACCAGGGTTCAAGAGGGCTATAGAGGCGCAAAAGTGTATTCCAGCCTTTTCCAGGGATGGTCTGCACCCAGTTGTTCTCTTTCCCGGCGGGTGCCTTCGGCCCGAAGTATACGTCCACCGATCCATCCGCATTGATTTCCAGCTTTTCGTTTTGACTGCTTACCATGGGAAACCGTTGGTCGGTTTGAAGCATGGAACGGGTCTGATTGTCATAAACAATCAGCGACCAGAAGTTCTTAATGGGGATGTTGGCTGGCAGATGAAGCCTATAATTTTTAGCGCCGTCCAATGCTTGCCCCTTGCTGTCCCGGAACGCGGCAGCATACTGCGAACCCTGCCCTACGATCTTTTCCGCCATCGCTGGGGTGACGCCAGTGGCATAGAAGTAGTAGAATGCAAAGCTATCCAGGTTACGGACTCCTGGACTCACCTCGAATTTATAGCTTCCAAGAAAGGGCGAGACCCAGGCACTGTTCTCGTAAAAGTAAAGGTCCTTCTGCCGAGTTTTATAAGCCAAAGCACGCGCAGTCGCATCGCCGACAACAGCAGCTTCAGTCAGAATTTTCTTCATCCGCGCGTCAGGTGCAAAGGGTTTGCCTTTTTCTATACCGATTGAGGCATAGTAACCGAGTGAAACCGCATCAAGGGATGCGGCGGATTCGCTCTGAACAACCTGATTCAAATACTCCCAGAACTTAAAGTCGGCCGGCGCAATCGTACTGAAAGCCTTCCCTGAAACATTGACAAAGGTGTTGGCAGGAGGGCTGGCGGATTCCGCGAGCGGATACACCCTGGCGAAATCTGTCCTACGTCGGTCACATAGTAAAACCAAAAATCATTGATTAAGCCCAGCACATTGGGTGGGATCTCGGCAACCAGGGGCCCCTGATGGAGATCAATCCACATCCATGTATAAGGGGTATTGGCATTGGCTGTGAGAAATAGCGAACGCGAATCCATCAAACTCTCAAACGTGGGAATGGTCGTGTTCGCTGGGCCCCATTGAGTCAAACCCTCGCGCAGAGCCACCATACTCACGGGTGGTAATGCCATCAAGTAAGCCTGGACTGCGCGCTGGAAATCGAGGTTGTCGTAAAGTTTCGTCGTACTTTCTTCGTTGGGAAATCCATCAAAAAAATTAAGCGAACCGAGTCGGGTTTCCACGTGAGCCGGCATTTCTATCCCTTCGGGAATCGAAGTTGTCATCTCATAACGGAATCCCCAACCATTCCCAAAACTATAGACTGGAAATCCGCCAGGGCGGTGGCTCACGAAGGGCGCGGCCGCCTTGGAAGAAACTTTCGTAACTTGGGAAAGGTATACTCTCACTGAACCAGGTTTCAAATCGGTCCGTTTACGGGCAAGGTTTTCCCCAAGACCACACAGAAAGAAACCCAACCGACAGCGCTTCATCCGATCAAGAACGAGAACGCTCAGCAAAGAGCGTGAATGGATTCTCCAATTGAGACTCGCTCCCGACATGACGGATCGGAATGGACTGGAGATCCAGGGGTTTCGCAAGCTCGCGTCCGAGGTCTGCGGTCGAGAATCCATAAGGAGCCGACTCGTCGTTCGAGTAGGCATAATAAATCGCACTGATCCCAGCAAGGCGCAGAGCCGCAAGGCACATCGGGCAAGGCTGTCCGCTTGCATAAGCAACAAGACCTGTCAGGCTTGGAGTGGCCAGTGCCCTGGCCGCAGCACGAATAGCGTTGAGCTCGGCATGTTCCGTCGGATCGTTCGTCTCCATAATCCGGTTCACACCCGTGGCCACAAGCTTCGGACCGTCGGCGATCGCAGCGCCATAGGGACGAGCGCCCCGTGCGACGTTCTCACAGGCGAGTTGAATGGCAAGCGCCATGTGGCTAGGGTGAAATACTGAATGTTCGGCTTGAGGTTTCATCAATCGCTCCTATACGCAACAGTTCCATGAGACCTTCGTCGGTTTCCCAGCCTAGAATACCAGCCAAGAGACATCTTGTATGGAGAAAACGCGGCGTTTCCTGAATATTCCTGGCTCATGAAAAATTGCGGAGCACGATCCATGATCTTGACTTGAAGGTTCAGACGAAGCGTCTCACGTCCGGCATGCATGATAGCAGCGCTGGCTGGCAGACTCTCGATGACGATATCACCGAAGCCGTCCGAAGCAAAAGCGGTCGCACAAGAACCGTCGCGAGCTTAGGCCACCATTGTCTCGAGGGGGGTGATCAGGATCAGCTCAAAGGGTAGAAAGTCTGTCTCGGCTGCACCCGAAGACTGAAGTCTGAGTTCGATGCGTCCACCCAAGCGTTCGATATATTCCCTGATGGCTCCCATGCCGACTCCGCGGCCGGATATATCCGTGACACTCTTGCTGGTGGAAATACCATCCTCAAAGATAACCTGGGCCACCTTAATAGGATCGGTCAGCTCCTTTTCGCTCAGAAGGCCAAGATCCTGCGCCATGCTCCTGAGACGTCCAAGGTTAATGCCCCGCCCATCATCCTGATAACGAATGCGCAGCGTCCTTGCGTCCGCTTGATCCACCACAACGACAATACTGCCTTGAGCCGGCTTGCCTTTGGCTGTTCGCTCATCCGGTGGTTCAATGCCGTGATCCAGAGAGTTGCGTATGAGATGAAGAAAGACCTTACGGAGCAGCTCCTCGCCCGTCACTGTGAGATTGATGGGAGCCGATTCAATACGGACGACAGGGTTGGCCTTGTGGAGGTCGCGTGCCAGTGTATCGGTGTGTTTGAGTATATCCCGCAGAACCGCTTCGGAACTATGATACAGGTTGCGACGGAGTATTTGAGTGAGGCCCCTCAGCTTTTCCAGCGTGGCCTGGGCCGCAGGCCATTCGGGAAGCTCGCGAATGCCGCGCAGGATGCTTTCGAGCAGGCCGCGACTGATCGGGATGTCGTCGGCGACCAGCGTGCGGCCGAGCTTTTCGTGATTCATTTTTATATAGAATCGCAAGGCCTGCTCACAGGCTTCCACCAGACTGAGCAGCGCGACAGGATCCGCCCG
This is a stretch of genomic DNA from Oligoflexus sp.. It encodes these proteins:
- a CDS encoding extracellular solute-binding protein, coding for MRLFLPIFAFLLFIEPSYGDDRVTLSLWEQDPPSVGQEMDKWITVFHKEHPKIRVIRQHYENEALRTKFLRSAATGDGADIVYGPNDIAGVFAKAAVIQPVDSWVKTGNVTATSLDMTKVDGKVWGVPLSEGAHLLLYYRKSQVKKAPETTHELLEQAKAYADVKSQRYGLAFYMSEPFWFIPFLGGFGGWPLAEKGKQHDVTIDTPAMRKALQYMLSLRDQWKITPNVCDFDCAKSLFLSKRALFHISGDWQLNDLHDTVGDDLAIAPLPVLSETGQRLTPMMGGRFLYVNAKTKGPRLAAVQTFVDFLGSAPVQKRIAEQLASIPASVSARKDPALKKLPLLQSSMEAARYARPMPPQVEMRAAWDGMRIMIQRALAGTETVDEAVKTGQKAAEEALAALRDPQPVLAK
- a CDS encoding DUF1214 domain-containing protein, whose translation is MNQVVQSESAASLDAVSLGYYASIGIEKGKPFAPDARMKKILTEAAVVGDATARALAYKTRQKDLYFYENSAWVSPFLGSYKFEVSPGVRNLDSFAFYYFYATGVTPAMAEKIVGQGSQYAAAFRDSKGQALDGAKNYRLHLPANIPIKNFWSLIVYDNQTRSMLQTDQRFPMVSSQNEKLEINADGSVDVYFGPKAPAGKENNWVQTIPGKGWNTLLRLYSPLEPWFDRTWRPGEIEAID
- a CDS encoding DUF1254 domain-containing protein; the encoded protein is MGFFLCGLGENLARKRTDLKPGSVRVYLSQVTKVSSKAAAPFVSHRPGGFPVYSFGNGWGFRYEMTTSIPEGIEMPAHVETRLGSLNFFDGFPNEESTTKLYDNLDFQRAVQAYLMALPPVSMVALREGLTQWGPANTTIPTFESLMDSRSLFLTANANTPYTWMWIDLHQGPLVAEIPPNVLGLINDFWFYYVTDVGQISPGCIRSRNPPALLPTPLSMFQGRLSVRLRRPTLSSGSI
- a CDS encoding nucleoside deaminase, whose product is MKPQAEHSVFHPSHMALAIQLACENVARGARPYGAAIADGPKLVATGVNRIMETNDPTEHAELNAIRAAARALATPSLTGLVAYASGQPCPMCLAALRLAGISAIYYAYSNDESAPYGFSTADLGRELAKPLDLQSIPIRHVGSESQLENPFTLFAERSRS